The Gloeomargarita lithophora Alchichica-D10 genomic sequence GCTGAGCCAGGGGGATTTTTCGGCATGGCATCGGGTGCGCCAAGGGGATGAAATCTGGCATTGGTACGGCGGTGACCCCCTGGAATTGCACACCCTTGGTCGGGGTGGTCAGCCGAATTATCAGTGCCGGATTATCAGTGGGGAAAACCCCTGTGGGGTGGTGGCGCAGGGGGTATGGCAGGCGGCGCAGTTGGTCGCCGGGGGCAGGTGGGTCTGGTGTGGCTGTACCGTGAGTCCGGGGTTTAGCTTTGCCCGGTTTGACCTGGGGGAACGGGCGCAGTTGCTGCGAGAATTTCCCGACCAGCGGGATTTGATTACCCAACTGACCCGTTCCTAGCTGGAACGCAGGACAATTTCCCCATTTTGCACCGCCACCAGTTGAATTTCCAACGGCCCAGCGGTGTAGATGGGACGGCGGGCGATGGATTGCACTTGTACTGCTCCCTTGAGGTTTTGCAACTGCTCCACAAATTGCACCAGGGTGACTTGGCTAAACGAACCGACTTTATTGGTCAAGGGGTCGGCCAAAATGCCACTCTGACGGGCACGGACATTGGAGGCCAAAAACAACCGGTCTAACTGGCTGAGGATGGTTGGTTCATCCACACTGCCCAAATCCAGGGGAATCTGCGCTACCACCGCCCCGGTGGGAAAAATGAGCCGATTGGGGGTGACATCGGTGAATACGCCCACTTCGGGTTCGCCACTGGAGTAGTTGGCCGAGGCCAAGACCCGCACGACATAATCCCGGCCATTGCTGAGGGTATTGACCAGGTTATTCAACTCCGTGCTACTGATGCGAACCCGGGGGGGATTGGGGTTGGTAGGGCTAGATTGGTTGACGCACAATTCCGGCTGACCTTTGCTCTGCCCCAGACAACCGGCGACCCGGCTGGCTTCCTGGAGGGTTTGCTCCACCGCTTGGCGGGCTAAATCCGTACTGTTGATGGCGCGGACGGTGGCAGTGGCTAAAACCTGTTCCCGGCGGATGGCCACATTTCCCTGGCGCAGTTGGCCGATTTCCTGCTCCAATCGCCCCCGCACCTGTTCCAGTTGGGCAATGCCCGTTTGCAGTTGTTGCCCTTCTTTTCGCAATCGCTCCGCCTGGGCACGGACTTGGGCGACCTGGGTTTGGGCTTGTTGGAGTTGGGCTTGCAGTTGTCCCCGGTCGCCTTTTAGGTCATTGATTTGGGCTTCCAGGGTGCGGGATTCCTGCTCAGCGGTGGCTAATTTTGCCAAGGCATTTTGGTAGTTGCGGTTAATCTGAGCGAGTTTGGTTTCAATCGCTTTCACATTGCGATCAGCCCCTTGGAGTTGGGTTTGGGTGCGTTCCAGTTGGGTGCGGGCGGTGCTTAATTCGGTTTGGGCTTCATTCTTTTGCTGTTCTACCTGTTTGAGGTCGTCCTGGATTTGGTGCAAACGAAACAAACCATCCCGCAACTGCTGGTCAGCGGCCAACAAAACCCCCAAAGTAGTGGCGGAAATCACCCCGCCCGTGGCAATGGTCACTAGCACCGCCGTGGTGCGGGGACGTAATTTGAATAAACTTAAACGCGCTTTCCCCACCCGGGTGCCAATCCGATCCCCCAGGGTAGCAATCAAGCCCCCCAGCACCAGAATCACCAATACCAAGGTGTAACCGGCTACCACAACTTTACCCCTCGCCCGCCAGGGCTACCAGTTCCGCCTCACTCAGTAAAGGCACGCCCAAGGCCACCGCTCTCTCTAGCTTAGCACCCGCCTCTGCGCCCACCACCACATACGCAGTACGGCTGGTAACGCTTGCCCCTACCTTGCCCCCCGCTCGCTCAATCAGGGCTTTCGCCTGGGGGCGGGTGAGGTTGGGCAAACTGCCGGTGAGTACCAAAATTTTGCCGCTCAAGGTGCCGGTGGTCGGGGCAACCGGGTCATGGCTGAGTTGTAACCCGGCCTGTTGTAACCGGGCAAGTAGGGCTTGATTTTCCGCATCCGCAAACCAAACCTGCACCGCCTGGGCAATCTCCGGGCCAATGCCAACAATGGCGCAAAGTTCTTCTAAACTAGCCGCCTGCACCGCAGTAGCACTGGGAAAATGGGTCGCTAAAAGTGCCGCCGTCCCCGCCCCCACATGGCGCACCCCCAACCCATACAACACCCTCGGCCAAGACTGCTGACGGGACTGGTCAAGGGCGGTGATGAGATTAGCGGCGGATTTCGCCCCCCAACGTTCCAGGGATGCCAACCGTGCCTCGGTCAAATCGTATAAATCCGCCACCGTAGTCACCCAGCCGAGGCTCACCAGTTTTTGCGCCGCCTTGCCCCCCAACCCCCGTATATCCAGGGCATCCCGGCTCGCCCAATGGTTAATCTGCTCCCGCACAATCCCCGGACAGCGACGATTCACACAGCGGGTCGCCGCCTCCTGTTCCGTTTGGACAACGGGTTCACCGCACTCTGGGCAATGACTGGGCAAATAATAGGCCGGGGCATCCCCAGGCCGCAATTCCCCTAAAACCTGCACCACTTCGGGAATAATATCCCCCGCCTTGCGTACCACCACCCGGTCGCCGATGTGCAAATTCAATTCATCAATCCGTTGGGCATTGTGCAAGGTCGCCCGGGTGACTTGCGTACCCGCCAACCGCACCGGCGTTAATGCCGCCACCGGGGTCAGTACCCCCGTGCGCCCCACCTGCACCGTCACCCCCACCACCGTCGCCACCCCCGTCTCGGCGGGGAATTTCCAGGCGATGGCCCAGCGGGGGGATTTTTGGGTAAAGCCTAGCTCGGCCTGCATTGCCAGGGCATTGATTTTCACCGCCACCCCATCGGTACCGTAGGGCAATTCCTGCCGTTTTTTGTCCCAGATTTGATAATACTTTTGCACCGCCGACAAATCCGGGCAAACTTGGCTATGGGAATTGGTGCGAAACCCCCACTGGGAAAGTAATTTCAGGGTTTCCTGCTGACTGGTTAAATCCAGCCCACTGCCCACCCCGTAGGCAAAAAAATCCAACCGCCGTTGGGCGACAATCCGGGGGTCGAGTTGGCGTAAGGTTCCGGCGGCGGCATTGCGGGGATTGGCAAAGGCAGGTTCCCCCCGCTCTTGCCGTTCCTGATTCAACTGGAGAAACACCGGCTGGGGTAAAAACGCCTCCCCCCGAATTTCCACCTGCGCCGGGGGTTGACTCGTCTGCAAGCGCAGGGGAATCGTGCGAATTGTCCGTACATTGGCGGTAATCTCTTCCCCCGTGACCCCATCCCCGCGGGTGGCCGCCCACACCAACATCCCCTGTTCATAAAATAAATTCAAGGCCAAACCATCAATTTTTAATTCACAAATATATAAGTCAGCGGGCAATTCCCCCGGCCACAATTTCTGCCACCGGTCTTGCCAGGACTGCATATCGGCGGGGTCAAACGCATTATCCAAGCTATACAAAGGCGTGGGATGGGCAATACTTAGAAACTCCTGGCTGGGGGCACCCCCCACCCGTTGCGTGGGACTATCCGGCGTGATCCATTCAGGATATTGCCGTTCCAAATCCAGCAATTCCTGGTACAACTGGTCATAGATTTCATCTGCCATGATTGGCCGGTCTAAAACATAGTAGGCATGGGCGGCTTTGTGTAAAAGTTCTCGCAATTCCCGCAGACGTTTTGCATCCCGTTGGGAATTGTGCGCCCCCGCTAGGGGTAATGTCCCTTGCCGTCCATCCATACCGGAAGCCTGTGCCATTATGAACCTATTGTAACCCGTTAATTTTGCGCTAAGAATCGCCACTCCAATTTCTGCTCCATCTGGGCAGAAACTTAGCAAATACCCCGCCCCACCGAATCTAAATTCACCGCAAAAAAAGTTGTGAAGATAGCATGATCCAAACGATTAAATTCCATTTGCAAATGATCCAGAAATTCATGTAGCCCCCGCTGGATGATTTCATCAATGGTAATATATTCTAATTCGGCGCATAACCGTCCCAAACTGCGCTCTACTCCCATATTCCAGTGATTAAGCTCTGTCCCAGTGATCCGATAGAGAGAAGACTGCATTTGTCGTAAACAAAATCGTACCGAGCGGGGAAATTCCCGATTCAAAAGCAGAAATTCCGCCACCTGTCGGGGAGTAATCAAATGCCGTCCCCGCTTGCGATACATTTCATAGGCACTCGCCGATTTGAGCAACGCCATCCATTGAATTTCATCCAAAGTCGTCCCCACATCCTGCACCGAAGGCAGTAGTACATAGTATTTCACATCCATAATCCGGGTGGTTTTATCCGCCCGTTCCAAAAGACGACCAATCTGACCAAAATGCCACGCCTCATTGTGGGACATGGTGGCATTCATCACCCCGGCGAAACGATGACTGGCCAGTTTTACCTCTTGAAAAAACTGATTCAAATTCACTTCTTGCCCAGATTCAGCGGCCTGTTGCACCAGCAAATAAAAAGCATTCACCTCCTGCCACATTTCCGAAGAAATAATCTCCCGCACCGAACGGGCATTTTCGCGGGCGGCATCAAGGCACGAAACAATGGAATTGGCATAATGGGTATCAAAGGTCAAAAATTGAATCACCTGCTCTTGGCTGGGCAGTCCATAGCGTTCTTGAAACAGGGCTAAATCCCCGGTGACTACGACCAAAGGTTCCCACTGTGCCATGCTTTGATTGGGTAAATCCAGGATTAAATTCAAATTCACATCCACAAATCGCGCCACATTTTCCGCCCGTTCAATATAGCGATTGAGCCAATAAACTGAATTGGCCACCCGACTTAGCATGGTCTGTCCCCCGCCAAAACCCAGGTATCTTTACTGCCGCCCCCTTGGGAGGAATTGACTACTAAAGAGCCTTTTTTCAAAGCGACCCGAGTTAATCCCCCAGGATGGACATAAACTTCTTGCCCATATAAAATGTAGGGACGCAAATCCACATGACGACCCTCAAAATGATCCCCGATAATGGTAGGTACGCGCGATAAAGAAAGGGTGGGTTGGGCGATAAAATTGCGGGGAAAGTTTTGGATTTTTGTAGCAAAATTAACTCGTTCTTCCGGGGTAGCCGTTTTGCCCATGAGCATCCCATATCCCCCGGATTCGTTCGCCGCTTTGACGACCAATTCATCCAGATGATTTAAGACATATTCCCGGTCGGATGGCCGCCAACATAAATAGGTCGGCACATTCCCCAAAATTGGTTCCGCATCCAAATAGTAGCGAATCATATCGGGCACATAGGCATAAACCACCTTATCGTCAGCCACGCCCGTGCCGGGGGCATTGGCCAGTGCCACTTTCCCTTGACGATAGACCTCCATAATGCCAGGAATCCCCAGCAGAGAATCCGGGTTAAATACCTGCGAGTCAAGAAATAGATCATCCACCCGTCGGTAAATCACATCCACCCGTTTCAATCCGCGGGTTGTCCGCATTTGTACATAGCCATCCACCACCACCAAATCGCTACCCTCCACCAATTCCACGCCCATTTGTTGCGCCAAAAAAGAATGTTCAAAATAGGCGGAATTATAAACCCCCGGCGTTAATACCACCACACAGGGATGATCCAGATAAGGCGGGGCAA encodes the following:
- a CDS encoding circularly permuted type 2 ATP-grasp protein, giving the protein MGAVFAVDFNHYDPSEFYDEWFIQAGEPRLEVRALVARINQFSPGELQQRQQAAQAVLMQTGVTFQVYSDPSQKERIWPFDVIPRVVAAQEWAYLERGLKQRIEALNLFLQDIYHEQKISKDGVIPPDVIASSQGYLSACQGLSPPGGIWCHITGSDLVRDRQGNWLVLEDNLRVPSGVSYVLENRRVMKNTFPKVFRMLDICPTDDYPGHLLETLLNLAPPYLDHPCVVVLTPGVYNSAYFEHSFLAQQMGVELVEGSDLVVVDGYVQMRTTRGLKRVDVIYRRVDDLFLDSQVFNPDSLLGIPGIMEVYRQGKVALANAPGTGVADDKVVYAYVPDMIRYYLDAEPILGNVPTYLCWRPSDREYVLNHLDELVVKAANESGGYGMLMGKTATPEERVNFATKIQNFPRNFIAQPTLSLSRVPTIIGDHFEGRHVDLRPYILYGQEVYVHPGGLTRVALKKGSLVVNSSQGGGSKDTWVLAGDRPC
- a CDS encoding DUF3084 domain-containing protein; translated protein: MVAGYTLVLVILVLGGLIATLGDRIGTRVGKARLSLFKLRPRTTAVLVTIATGGVISATTLGVLLAADQQLRDGLFRLHQIQDDLKQVEQQKNEAQTELSTARTQLERTQTQLQGADRNVKAIETKLAQINRNYQNALAKLATAEQESRTLEAQINDLKGDRGQLQAQLQQAQTQVAQVRAQAERLRKEGQQLQTGIAQLEQVRGRLEQEIGQLRQGNVAIRREQVLATATVRAINSTDLARQAVEQTLQEASRVAGCLGQSKGQPELCVNQSSPTNPNPPRVRISSTELNNLVNTLSNGRDYVVRVLASANYSSGEPEVGVFTDVTPNRLIFPTGAVVAQIPLDLGSVDEPTILSQLDRLFLASNVRARQSGILADPLTNKVGSFSQVTLVQFVEQLQNLKGAVQVQSIARRPIYTAGPLEIQLVAVQNGEIVLRSS
- a CDS encoding cupin domain-containing protein, which encodes MNPQEVIQRWQLQPHPEGGYYREIYRSPLEVSLGQEPYNACTHIYWVLSQGDFSAWHRVRQGDEIWHWYGGDPLELHTLGRGGQPNYQCRIISGENPCGVVAQGVWQAAQLVAGGRWVWCGCTVSPGFSFARFDLGERAQLLREFPDQRDLITQLTRS
- a CDS encoding alpha-E domain-containing protein, which encodes MLSRVANSVYWLNRYIERAENVARFVDVNLNLILDLPNQSMAQWEPLVVVTGDLALFQERYGLPSQEQVIQFLTFDTHYANSIVSCLDAARENARSVREIISSEMWQEVNAFYLLVQQAAESGQEVNLNQFFQEVKLASHRFAGVMNATMSHNEAWHFGQIGRLLERADKTTRIMDVKYYVLLPSVQDVGTTLDEIQWMALLKSASAYEMYRKRGRHLITPRQVAEFLLLNREFPRSVRFCLRQMQSSLYRITGTELNHWNMGVERSLGRLCAELEYITIDEIIQRGLHEFLDHLQMEFNRLDHAIFTTFFAVNLDSVGRGIC
- the ligA gene encoding NAD-dependent DNA ligase LigA, with translation MDGRQGTLPLAGAHNSQRDAKRLRELRELLHKAAHAYYVLDRPIMADEIYDQLYQELLDLERQYPEWITPDSPTQRVGGAPSQEFLSIAHPTPLYSLDNAFDPADMQSWQDRWQKLWPGELPADLYICELKIDGLALNLFYEQGMLVWAATRGDGVTGEEITANVRTIRTIPLRLQTSQPPAQVEIRGEAFLPQPVFLQLNQERQERGEPAFANPRNAAAGTLRQLDPRIVAQRRLDFFAYGVGSGLDLTSQQETLKLLSQWGFRTNSHSQVCPDLSAVQKYYQIWDKKRQELPYGTDGVAVKINALAMQAELGFTQKSPRWAIAWKFPAETGVATVVGVTVQVGRTGVLTPVAALTPVRLAGTQVTRATLHNAQRIDELNLHIGDRVVVRKAGDIIPEVVQVLGELRPGDAPAYYLPSHCPECGEPVVQTEQEAATRCVNRRCPGIVREQINHWASRDALDIRGLGGKAAQKLVSLGWVTTVADLYDLTEARLASLERWGAKSAANLITALDQSRQQSWPRVLYGLGVRHVGAGTAALLATHFPSATAVQAASLEELCAIVGIGPEIAQAVQVWFADAENQALLARLQQAGLQLSHDPVAPTTGTLSGKILVLTGSLPNLTRPQAKALIERAGGKVGASVTSRTAYVVVGAEAGAKLERAVALGVPLLSEAELVALAGEG